The Hyperolius riggenbachi isolate aHypRig1 chromosome 3, aHypRig1.pri, whole genome shotgun sequence genome window below encodes:
- the MEX3B gene encoding RNA-binding protein MEX3B translates to MPSSLFADMERNGSGGGDALDDQRALQIALDQLSLLGLDNDDNSIYENEPRKKSVNMTECVPVPSSEHVAEIVGRQGCKIKALRAKTNTYIKTPVRGEEPVFVVTGRKEDVAMARREIISAAEHFSMIRASRNKNALNGGSVPGPPNLPGQTTIQVRVPYRVVGLVVGPKGATIKRIQQQTHTYIVTPSRDKEPVFEVTGMPENVDRAREEIEAHIAVRTGGIIELTEENDFHANGTDVGFDLHGTGSLWSKPTTGVNSSTGSRKTFSNYRNDSSSSLGSASTDSYFGGTNGTRLADYSPPSPALSFTNNGNNNNNVNGNGYVYPSETISPDCTELAFDSPFDPAPAPPGTALLWSQFERNGSTSASPSSYQNNANGLLSNHRRINGVGCTAPPRLSPPLHGSGVVPEHPLARRVRSDPGGGLSYSTYTNIGSDSSSSSSSSSSSSSSSSSSSSSGMRRKGSRDCSICFESEVIAALVPCGHNLFCMECANRICEKNEPQCPVCHTEVTQAIRIFS, encoded by the exons ATGCCCAGCTCGCTCTTTGCAGACATGGAGAGGAATGGCAGCGGAGGGGGCGACGCTCTGGACGACCAGCGAGCCCTCCAGATTGCCCTGGATCAGCTCTCCCTGCTCGGGCTGGACAATGACGACAACTCCATCTACGAGAACGAGCCCCGGAAAAAGAGCGTGAATATGACGGAGTGTGTGCCGGTGCCGAGCTCCGAGCATGTGGCCGAGATCGTCGGCAggcaag GTTGTAAAATCAAAGCTCTGCGGGCGAAGACCAACACCTACATCAAGACCCCGGTCCGTGGGGAGGAGCCTGTCTTTGTTGTGACTGGGAGAAAGGAGGATGTAGCCATGGCCAGGAGAGAGATCATCTCAGCAGCAGAgcacttttcaatgatccgagccTCTCGTAATAAGAATGCTTTGAATGGGGGGTCAGTGCCTGGACCTCCAAACCTGCCTGGGCAGACCACCATTCAGGTTCGGGTCCCTTATAGAGTGGTGGGCTTAGTGGTTGGACCTAAAGGGGCTACCATCAAACGGATCCAGCAACAGACCCATACGTACATTGTCACCCCTAGCAGGGACAAAGAGCCGGTGTTTGAAGTTACGGGCATGCCAGAAAATGTTGATCGTGCACGGGAGGAAATTGAGGCACACATTGCTGTCCGTACTGGAGGGATCATAGAGCTTACTGAGGAGAATGACTTTCATGCAAATGGGACTGATGTTGGCTTTGATTTACATGGCACAGGGAGCCTGTGGAGTAAGCCTACCACGGGTGTTAACTCCAGCACTGGGTCACGCAAGACTTTCTCAAATTATCGTAATGACAGCTCCAGTTCTCTTGGCAGTGCCTCCACTGACTCTTACTTTGGTGGTACCAATGGCACAAGGCTGGCTGACTACAGCCCTCCTAGCCCTGCCCTCAGTTTCACCAACAAtggcaacaataacaataacgttAATGGCAATGGATACGTGTATCCCAGCGAGACCATCTCACCTGACTGcactgagctggcttttgactccCCTTTTGACCCTGCCCCAGCTCCACCTGgcactgctttgctctggtcccaGTTTGAACGTAATGGGTCAACGAGTGCCAGCCCATCTTCCTACCAAAACAATGCCAATGGGCTGCTTTCTAACCACCGACGTATCAATGGGGTGGGCTGTACTGCTCCCCCCAGGCTTTCTCCTCCCTTGCATGGAAGCGGTGTGGTTCCAGAGCATCCTTTGGCACGCAGAGTGCGCAGTGATCCTGGCGGTGGCCTGAGCTACTCCACCTACACGAACATTGGCTCagactcctcctcttcttcctcatcctccagcagctcttcctcttccagctcctcttcctcctcgTCAGGTATGAGGAGGAAAGGCAGCCGTGATTGCTCCATCTGCTTTGAGAGCGAGGTGATTGCTGCCTTAGTTCCTTGCGGCCACAACCTGTTCTGCATGGAGTGTGCCAACCGCATCTGCGAGAAGAATGAGccacagtgcccagtgtgccacACAGAAGTCACTCAGGCCATTCGCATTTTCTCCTAG